In the genome of Sorangium aterium, one region contains:
- a CDS encoding VOC family protein, with product MKIILKIILMLVIVSLGGCISHTTESTSPMESPNATSAVVRYQVTDVDRAVRFYTERLGFTLDLQAGTAFATVSRGDLRLLLSGPGSSGARPMPDGRAQVAGGWNRIVLYVDDLATIIERLRAAGTPFRNDIESGVGGAQIQLEDPDGNPVELHEAPEESTSAAGNPDATSAVVRYQNTDVDRAARFYTEQLGFTLDLQSGTAFATVSRGDLRLLLSGPGSSGARPMPDGRAQTAGGWNRIVLYVDDFAAIIERLRAAETPFRNDIERGMGGAQIQLEDPDGNPIELHEASAG from the coding sequence ATGAAGATCATCCTCAAGATCATCCTCATGCTGGTCATCGTCTCACTCGGAGGTTGCATCTCCCACACCACGGAGTCGACTTCGCCCATGGAAAGCCCCAATGCCACCTCGGCCGTCGTCCGCTACCAGGTCACGGACGTCGATCGCGCCGTTCGCTTCTACACAGAGCGGCTCGGCTTCACGCTCGACCTGCAGGCCGGCACCGCGTTCGCAACGGTCTCCCGCGGTGACTTGCGCTTGCTCCTGAGCGGCCCCGGCAGCTCCGGCGCGCGCCCCATGCCCGATGGCCGCGCTCAGGTCGCCGGCGGCTGGAACCGCATCGTCCTCTACGTCGACGACCTCGCCACGATCATCGAGCGACTCCGCGCGGCCGGCACACCCTTCCGGAACGACATCGAAAGCGGCGTGGGGGGCGCGCAGATTCAACTCGAAGATCCCGACGGCAACCCGGTCGAGCTTCACGAGGCGCCGGAGGAATCGACCTCGGCAGCAGGAAACCCCGATGCCACCTCGGCCGTCGTCCGCTACCAGAACACGGACGTCGATCGCGCCGCTCGCTTCTACACCGAGCAACTGGGCTTCACGCTCGACCTGCAGTCCGGCACGGCGTTCGCAACGGTCTCCCGCGGTGACCTGCGCTTGCTCCTGAGCGGCCCCGGCAGCTCAGGCGCGCGCCCGATGCCCGATGGCCGCGCTCAGACCGCGGGCGGCTGGAACCGCATCGTCCTCTACGTCGACGACTTCGCCGCGATCATCGAACGACTCCGCGCGGCCGAAACACCCTTCCGGAACGACATCGAGCGCGGCATGGGGGGCGCGCAGATTCAACTCGAAGATCCCGACGGCAATCCGATCGAGCTCCACGAGGCATCGGCGGGTTAG
- a CDS encoding VOC family protein, whose amino-acid sequence MDFVSIRIITDATQRLVAFYEHVTGVAATWYTEDFAELTTPSCTLAIAHRRTMELFAAGAAHPADNHSIIVEFRVSDVDAEYRRLAPVIGKVVQEPTTMPWGNRSLLFRDPDGNLVNYFTPVSPEAINKFDRQR is encoded by the coding sequence ATGGATTTCGTCTCGATTCGCATCATCACCGACGCGACCCAACGTCTGGTCGCATTCTACGAGCACGTCACGGGCGTCGCGGCGACCTGGTACACCGAAGACTTCGCCGAGCTGACGACGCCTTCGTGCACCCTCGCCATCGCGCACAGGCGCACCATGGAGCTCTTCGCGGCGGGAGCGGCGCACCCCGCCGACAATCACTCCATCATCGTCGAGTTTCGCGTGAGCGACGTCGACGCGGAATATCGAAGGCTGGCTCCTGTCATCGGTAAGGTCGTGCAGGAGCCGACGACCATGCCCTGGGGCAACCGTTCGCTCCTCTTCCGCGACCCGGACGGCAACCTCGTGAACTATTTCACCCCCGTCAGCCCGGAAGCGATCAACAAGTTCGACAGGCAGCGCTGA
- a CDS encoding DUF2169 family type VI secretion system accessory protein codes for MSEPKGTLPVDDAQAAQFAARALPFLPGTVGGVACASLTPAASATAAQATIDTVPWRHEGKLRLTVVVKASFSLDASPMRPAEVAAPFQTKDVHDRRGPMTHVTAASDRVPYRQYVDVTALGHAAAPGGRPVAEMSARFALVQREAPGLDKTVRVVGRRKEAGAAPEPFVRMPIVYERAAGGVGVPENPLGCSERDGELPNVLDPVDPQRPIGFGPLAAAWPARSRRLPAGARARLDAEVMEVPGAFDWSYFQCAPRDQWLSALQPDTVVVLEGFHPDRPRIQSALPDARVAGAVYGLDDADPDAPARLVFHADGLHVDADRLLCTITWRAHVELRDPAQRERLMAVAGVGVGSAPAVPPRRPPGQRAAAAAPAAPSRSSEPRRREGSAGGTLALDGPGSAPGSGTLPATPAEATTPGPAAGALLAALDVDGAPSQPPAPAGAAPRAPAPSSPAPLKEPPAPSAARPEESVTIERYATVCSELAERGALRGEVLSAHDLDEATWRKADRRWRDELERALKHGDRALRERFDDAYVSAWERRHPDRFGAEQYAGLVRAERRGKLALEIAEQGLDAPLGMRLKRVWQRRVATQAALAEQVERALSAL; via the coding sequence ATGAGCGAGCCGAAGGGGACACTCCCGGTCGACGACGCGCAGGCCGCGCAGTTCGCGGCGCGCGCCTTGCCGTTCTTGCCAGGCACCGTGGGCGGCGTCGCCTGCGCGTCGCTCACGCCGGCGGCGTCGGCGACGGCGGCGCAGGCGACCATCGACACGGTCCCCTGGCGCCACGAGGGCAAGCTCCGGCTGACGGTCGTCGTGAAGGCCAGCTTCTCGCTCGACGCGTCGCCGATGCGGCCGGCGGAGGTGGCGGCGCCGTTCCAGACGAAGGATGTCCACGACCGCCGCGGCCCCATGACCCACGTGACAGCGGCGAGCGATCGGGTGCCGTACCGCCAGTACGTGGACGTGACCGCCCTCGGGCACGCCGCAGCGCCCGGCGGCCGCCCCGTCGCCGAGATGAGCGCGCGGTTCGCGCTCGTCCAGCGCGAGGCGCCTGGCCTCGACAAGACGGTGCGCGTCGTCGGCCGCCGCAAGGAGGCCGGGGCAGCGCCGGAGCCGTTCGTGCGGATGCCGATCGTGTACGAGCGCGCCGCCGGCGGCGTCGGCGTGCCCGAGAACCCCCTGGGGTGCAGCGAGCGCGATGGCGAGCTGCCGAACGTGCTCGATCCGGTCGATCCGCAGAGGCCCATCGGCTTCGGTCCGCTCGCGGCGGCGTGGCCGGCGCGCAGCCGCCGCCTCCCGGCCGGCGCCCGCGCCAGGCTCGACGCCGAGGTGATGGAGGTGCCGGGCGCCTTCGACTGGTCGTACTTCCAGTGCGCCCCGCGCGACCAGTGGCTCTCCGCGCTGCAGCCGGACACGGTCGTCGTGCTCGAGGGCTTCCACCCGGATCGCCCGCGCATCCAGAGCGCGCTGCCGGACGCGCGCGTCGCCGGCGCGGTGTACGGCCTCGACGACGCCGATCCCGACGCCCCGGCGCGGCTCGTGTTCCACGCCGACGGCCTCCACGTCGACGCGGATCGGCTGCTCTGCACGATCACCTGGCGCGCCCACGTCGAGCTGCGCGACCCGGCGCAGCGGGAGCGCCTGATGGCCGTCGCGGGCGTGGGCGTCGGGAGCGCGCCGGCGGTCCCGCCGCGGCGCCCGCCGGGCCAGCGCGCCGCGGCGGCCGCGCCAGCCGCGCCGTCGCGCTCCAGCGAGCCGCGGCGGCGGGAGGGGTCCGCGGGCGGTACGCTCGCGCTCGACGGGCCCGGCAGCGCGCCGGGGTCGGGCACCTTGCCCGCCACCCCGGCCGAGGCCACGACGCCCGGCCCAGCGGCGGGAGCGCTGCTCGCCGCGCTCGACGTCGACGGAGCCCCATCGCAGCCGCCCGCCCCCGCGGGCGCCGCGCCGCGCGCCCCGGCGCCGTCGTCGCCGGCTCCGCTGAAGGAACCGCCGGCGCCGAGCGCAGCGCGCCCGGAAGAGTCGGTCACGATCGAGCGGTACGCCACCGTCTGCTCGGAGCTCGCCGAGCGGGGCGCGCTGCGCGGCGAGGTGCTCTCCGCGCACGACCTCGACGAGGCCACCTGGCGGAAGGCCGACCGGCGCTGGCGTGACGAGCTCGAGCGAGCGCTGAAGCACGGGGATCGCGCGCTGCGCGAGCGCTTCGACGACGCGTACGTGAGCGCCTGGGAGCGGCGCCACCCGGACCGGTTCGGGGCCGAGCAGTACGCCGGCCTCGTCAGGGCCGAGCGGCGGGGCAAGCTCGCGCTCGAGATCGCGGAGCAGGGGCTCGACGCCCCGCTCGGCATGCGGCTGAAGCGCGTGTGGCAGCGGCGCGTCGCAACGCAGGCCGCGCTGGCGGAGCAGGTCGAGCGCGCGCTCTCGGCCCTCTGA
- a CDS encoding hemerythrin domain-containing protein encodes MNNDGLLRRTLVLATSSIGMSAVLGACARQRGAAAREPKQEGGAGEGDEVTPGEDLMREHGVLRRVMFLYDEAIRRLDGPADVPGDVLLSAAGVVRRVIEDYHEKLEEDFLFPRFERAGKHTDLVAVLRSQHQAGRLVTADVLTLAREPLREQAARRKLADRLRAFNRMYRPHAAREDTVLFPALRALVGAKAYADLGEQFEEKEHRMLGDEGFEKAVAEVAELEVALGIADLASFTPT; translated from the coding sequence ATGAACAACGACGGATTGTTGCGGCGGACGCTGGTGCTCGCGACCAGCAGCATCGGCATGAGCGCCGTCCTCGGCGCCTGCGCGCGTCAGCGCGGCGCGGCGGCCCGCGAACCGAAGCAGGAAGGCGGCGCCGGGGAAGGCGACGAGGTCACCCCCGGCGAAGATCTGATGCGAGAGCACGGGGTCCTGCGCCGGGTCATGTTCCTGTACGACGAGGCAATCCGGCGCCTGGATGGGCCCGCAGATGTCCCGGGCGACGTGCTCCTCTCGGCTGCGGGCGTGGTGCGCCGGGTGATCGAGGACTATCACGAGAAGCTCGAAGAAGACTTCCTGTTCCCCCGCTTCGAGAGGGCCGGTAAGCACACCGATCTCGTCGCGGTGCTCCGAAGCCAGCACCAGGCGGGGCGCCTCGTGACCGCCGACGTGCTCACGCTCGCGAGGGAGCCGCTTCGCGAGCAAGCCGCCCGCCGCAAGCTCGCCGACAGGCTGCGCGCGTTCAATCGGATGTACCGGCCGCACGCGGCGCGCGAGGACACGGTGCTCTTTCCCGCGCTCCGGGCGCTCGTCGGCGCCAAGGCATATGCCGACCTCGGCGAGCAGTTCGAGGAAAAGGAGCACCGCATGCTCGGCGACGAGGGCTTTGAGAAGGCGGTGGCCGAGGTCGCCGAGCTCGAGGTGGCGCTCGGGATTGCCGACCTCGCGAGCTTCACGCCAACCTAG
- a CDS encoding DUF2169 domain-containing protein, giving the protein MSNDPTPPAARAPARRPRRKTELLLQGEPDGRRWIAWISKRTYRIHNGRCELDAPGQQEVLHDDEIPYSEDRKPPRVSPPIAVDDMLPFRRATDVVIQAFAHAYKPDTRTLTASVRFGKHHREIVVHGDRVGEIDRAGRPRFSEPAPIEVVPIRYDYAYGGVDLTALGRNGDILGQLVQEARRGTDRLADTVYHYPRNPCGYGYLMELDAEGFAGRPIPNLEFPFDPLTPQRLAVGKPYRWIHAPLPAGWDYQSMAWFPRLAYLGLAPTCQSDGKLPAEVERGWAARDVLSIPPLYQAPDAPLRLEYAQVASPGMSVSDLAPDEYFELHNVHPSRQVYSFHLPGEVPRVMLELAPGRALVEVESHLCSVVVRPVPGEVVVVWSARAPVALDLTEEQMTNLRREVRWTSAAR; this is encoded by the coding sequence GTGAGCAACGACCCGACGCCGCCCGCCGCGCGCGCCCCGGCGCGCAGACCGCGCCGCAAGACCGAGCTGCTCCTGCAGGGCGAGCCCGACGGGAGGCGGTGGATCGCCTGGATCTCGAAGCGCACCTACCGGATCCACAACGGGCGCTGCGAGCTCGACGCCCCCGGGCAGCAGGAGGTCCTGCACGACGACGAGATCCCGTACAGCGAGGATCGCAAGCCGCCGCGGGTCTCGCCGCCGATCGCCGTCGACGACATGCTCCCTTTCCGGCGCGCGACCGACGTCGTCATCCAGGCCTTCGCCCACGCCTACAAGCCCGACACCCGCACGCTCACCGCGAGCGTCCGGTTCGGCAAGCACCACCGCGAGATCGTGGTCCACGGCGACCGCGTGGGCGAGATCGACAGGGCGGGCCGGCCGCGCTTCTCCGAGCCGGCGCCGATCGAGGTGGTCCCGATCCGCTACGACTATGCCTATGGCGGCGTCGATCTGACGGCGCTCGGCCGGAACGGCGACATCCTCGGTCAGCTCGTCCAGGAGGCCCGGCGCGGCACCGACAGGCTCGCCGACACGGTGTACCACTACCCTAGAAATCCATGTGGTTACGGGTACTTGATGGAGCTCGACGCCGAGGGCTTCGCGGGGCGGCCGATCCCCAACCTCGAGTTCCCGTTCGACCCGCTGACGCCCCAGCGCCTCGCCGTGGGCAAGCCGTACCGGTGGATCCACGCGCCGCTGCCGGCGGGCTGGGATTACCAGTCCATGGCCTGGTTTCCCCGGCTCGCTTACCTCGGGCTCGCCCCAACCTGCCAGAGCGACGGCAAGCTCCCTGCCGAGGTCGAGCGCGGCTGGGCCGCCCGCGATGTCCTCTCGATACCGCCCCTTTATCAGGCTCCGGACGCCCCGCTCCGGCTGGAGTATGCGCAGGTCGCGTCGCCCGGGATGAGCGTCTCCGACCTCGCGCCGGACGAGTATTTCGAGCTGCACAACGTGCACCCGAGCCGGCAGGTCTACTCCTTCCATCTGCCCGGCGAGGTGCCCCGGGTGATGCTGGAGCTCGCGCCCGGTCGGGCGCTCGTCGAGGTGGAGTCCCACCTCTGCTCGGTGGTCGTGCGGCCGGTCCCGGGCGAGGTCGTCGTGGTCTGGAGCGCCCGGGCCCCCGTGGCGCTGGATCTCACCGAGGAGCAGATGACGAACCTGCGGCGCGAGGTGCGCTGGACCTCGGCGGCCCGATGA
- a CDS encoding helix-turn-helix domain-containing protein: MLYVRHVPGPPLSAHVAELWYLSAAPPHAAERILPSGTLQLVVNLDEDEVRIYDGPTIRRHAGAVVSGAYQSCFGVDTREHASMVGVHFRPGGAWPFLGAPPGALTDTHVDLAELWGLRAAELRERLCSAPEPRARFALLERTLLDRLSNARPGHPLVPHAIAALDGGERRVADVAAMLGISHRRLVDVFTAETGLAPKAFARITRFRRALSQAEREREPDWARLAATSGFCDQSHLIREFVALSGNSPTALVAQSSRERVKLHHIAIAAPDGARGRDRRHARSRGVLTG, translated from the coding sequence GTGTTGTATGTCCGCCACGTGCCGGGTCCGCCGCTCTCGGCGCACGTCGCCGAGCTCTGGTACCTTTCAGCTGCTCCGCCTCACGCGGCCGAGCGCATCCTGCCCTCCGGTACCCTCCAGCTGGTCGTCAACCTCGACGAGGACGAGGTTCGCATCTACGACGGCCCCACCATCCGCCGCCACGCCGGTGCCGTCGTGTCGGGCGCGTACCAGTCCTGCTTCGGCGTCGACACACGCGAGCACGCGTCGATGGTCGGGGTCCACTTCCGCCCCGGCGGCGCGTGGCCGTTCCTCGGCGCGCCGCCCGGCGCGCTGACCGACACGCACGTCGACCTCGCGGAGCTCTGGGGGCTGCGAGCGGCGGAGCTCCGCGAACGCCTGTGCTCGGCGCCGGAGCCGCGCGCTCGCTTCGCGCTGCTCGAGCGCACGCTGCTCGACCGCCTTTCGAATGCGCGCCCCGGTCATCCCCTGGTGCCGCACGCGATCGCGGCGCTCGATGGAGGCGAAAGGCGCGTCGCGGACGTCGCGGCCATGCTCGGCATCAGCCACCGCCGGCTTGTCGACGTGTTCACCGCCGAGACCGGCCTCGCGCCGAAGGCCTTCGCCCGGATCACACGCTTTCGGCGGGCGCTCTCGCAGGCCGAGAGGGAGCGCGAGCCGGACTGGGCCCGGCTCGCTGCCACGTCAGGGTTCTGCGATCAGTCGCACCTGATCCGCGAGTTCGTGGCCCTCTCCGGCAATTCGCCGACCGCGCTCGTCGCCCAGTCCTCCCGCGAACGCGTGAAGCTGCATCACATCGCCATCGCCGCGCCGGATGGGGCGCGCGGAAGGGACCGGCGACACGCGCGATCCCGAGGCGTCCTGACTGGATGA